One window of Lytechinus variegatus isolate NC3 chromosome 2, Lvar_3.0, whole genome shotgun sequence genomic DNA carries:
- the LOC121406973 gene encoding uncharacterized protein LOC121406973, with amino-acid sequence MIQAFIRSSGASKDNPVLLILDGHATHVRNLDVIDLARDNGVVMLCLPPHCSHRMQPLDVSFMKPLSTYDQELEKWLRNNPGRVVTSFQVAELFGNAYMRAATTQVAASGFRKTGIYPTNRDVFLPHEFLAADVTDLPMDDRDNKEHGESGVEVAAPGCEDKVDGEEGIPELTDTVDSEEPDKETHGAATEGSKTAPNLLAIPTTPDTDNGNAGPSTSRYQSPFVISPPPKASTTSRTKRSNARCGKAVVLTESPYKSELILSKTTRAKKGNSGKARTCNKRSSDVQPQTGGKRKRKTEQPEAENDTSSNEDDDAECIYCSELWSAGKDGMIKCSLCFGWAHEACTGKEGDSDEEFVCDLCS; translated from the coding sequence ATGATTCAAGCATTCATCCGATCGTCTGGCGCTTCTAAGGACAACCCAGTGTTGTTGATACTTGATGGCCATGCAACACATGTCAGAAACTTGGATGTCATAGACCTTGCCAGAGACAATGGTGTTGTAATGCTGTGTCTGCCTCCACATTGCTCTCACAGAATGCAGCCACTTGATGTGAGCTTCATGAAGCCACTGTCAACATACGACCAAGAACTGGAAAAATGGTTGAGAAACAATCCAGGTCGAGTTGTCACGTCCTTCCAGGTTGCAGAGTTGTTTGGCAATGCATACATGAGGGCAGCAACTACCCAGGTGGCAGCTAGTGGGTTCCGCAAAACAGGAATATATCCTACCAACAGAGATGTCTTCCTCCCTCATGAATTCCTAGCGGCAGATGTGACAGATCTTCCCATGGATGACAGAGACAACAAAGAACACGGTGAATCAGGAGTTGAAGTAGCTGCTCCAGGTTGTGAGGATAAGGTTGATGGTGAAGAAGGCATTCCAGAGTTGACTGACACAGTAGACTCCGAAGAACCTGACAAGGAAACTCATGGAGCAGCTACAGAAGGCTCCAAAACGGCTCCAAACCTGCTTGCCATTCCAACAACTCCTGATACTGACAACGGTAATGCAGGTCCCTCAACTTCTCGGTACCAATCACCATTTGTCATTTCCCCACCTCCTAAAGCTAGTACTACCTCCAGGACCAAGAGATCGAATGCACGATGTGGCAAAGCTGTGGTCCTAACAGAAAGCCCTTACAAGTCTGAACTTATCCTCTCAAAGACAACTCGGGCAAAGAAGGGAAATTCAGGAAAAGCGCGCACATGCAACAAGCGATCTTCTGATGTCCAGCCTCAAACCGGTGGGAAAAGAAAGCGCAAGACAGAACAACCAGAAGCAGAGAATGACACTTCAtccaatgaagatgatgatgccGAGTGTATCTACTGCAGTGAACTGTGGAGTGCAGGCAAGGATGGCATGATCAAGTGCTCACTCTGTTTTGGATGGGCACATGAAGCTTGCACGGGAAAAGAGGGTGATTCTGATGAAGAATTCGTATGTGATCtctgttcttaa